In the genome of Stomoxys calcitrans chromosome 4, idStoCalc2.1, whole genome shotgun sequence, the window taacccgcctcttgtcctcaatctctcgaagactcggcctatggtcgaataaaTACGAATGACTGAGTACTTTCATCCGcaaaatgagtagatcggattcgacaTGGTAATGTTCGTGTATCTGGAACATTTTCTTACCCAAATTGAAATTTCCCCAAAACTTTTTTATGCAattgaaatttctaaaaatgtaataaacagttttacaaaatttaaatttaaatttgaaagttttttaTTCTCCGAGACTACTGTAgcacagagattagcatgtccgcctatgcctGGCAAAGTAGCGTCGCTCTGCTGCACGTCGTTCGTTTCATTTTGTATGAAGCTGCATATTTTTTCGGAATGAATATTCTAAGAAAATGGCTAGGccatcctggcgagatcattagcaacatttttagcggtggttatgctggcgacatttgtgaggtacttgtaaaaacttctccccaaaggagTGTTGTTCTGCCCTACACCGTTCGTTTCGTAAGTTTCAAGGCATTCGAAAGTTTGAAAAGAGCTCTAACGTCTGCACCAGTTCTACGCCGCCCTGACTTCTCGAAAAGATTTTATATACGATGTGATGCATTCGAGTATGGTATTGGGGCCCTTCTCTATCAGTTGAATGAACGTAAGGAAGAGCACCCTATAGCATTCTattcgcaaaagttaaacacgTTACAACGGAATTATAGCGTAACGGAGTAGGAGTGTCTAGCGGCGGTGATGGCTATCAAGAAATTTAGGCCGTACCTGGAGATAATGCCGCTCACCGTCATAACTGGCCATCCCAGTTTCATAacgtttttcgaaattttccttGTTATTGAACATTCTCAGAAGATGACTAAGAGccacaaatttttcaaaaatttcagaaatattcTATGACGAAtgcaaattttcttgaaaataattaagCAAAAAAtccaatatcttaattttttttaattcttcgtAATTCTCCGAAATTACGaacttttttggcaaaattttctaaaaaaaaaaaactaatttcaaaaaaatgttttcttttgaaGTGCACATCTGGTCTGAGGCTATGTGATATAGACAATTGATCAAGAGCCATAAAcacatttttattgtaaatttttcaACGGGTATGGCGTCATCATTACTTGTTGTGGGAATTTCTTAAGCAAATCGCATTGCAAAGTTGTGTTCTCTTCGAATCATCGTTTGTTAATGTTGCGATGAGCAGAGATGATAAAACcatgcaaaaagaaaaaaaaaacattcagcgGGTTGATTTTGATTGCTAAATCGCACAATGGCAAaaagaaaattgccaaaaatctGGACGGGCACAAGGCAAAGAACGTCACTGCAGCGTGAGAGCCGCCTCACTGTCAAGGCCTGATAAATTctgaacacacaaaaaaaaaaacagataaaaTCTCATtctattttcatttgtttgtttttgtttattttagacTTGAGTGTGcattaaaaagagaaaaattttaccGCTCTCTCAATAAAAGAAGTCAAAAGTTCACAGATAGTggcaaaaagttaaattttcaatatgaatcCCTTAACGTAAGTGTCACATTACATTGCTTGCAAAAAGTTTCCATTTACAATTTTAGTGCATCTCTTCCTTAGGAACATGAAAAATGTCACCAAACTAAGCGAATATGAGCTCAACAATGCTTCAGGCAAGGCATCCTGGCATGACATGTACAAGGACTCGGCATGGATTTTTGTTGGTGGCTTTCCTTACACCTTGACAGAAGGTGATCTACTTTGTGTCTTCTCTCAGTATGGGGAAATTGTCAACATTCACTTGGTGCGAGACAAAGAGTCGGGCAAATCGAAAGGCTTTTGTTTTATATGTTACGAAGATCGACGCTCCACTGTTTTGGCAGTGGATAATCTGAATGGCATCAAATTGTTAAATCGTTCCATAAGAGTGGATCATGTTACGGATTATAAACCACCTAAGGACGGGGATAATGGTGATGGTTCTTTGGAAAGTTGTGCACCCTTACCACAAATCAATGTGGCCAATATAAAACCGGAAAAGGAGAAAAAATCCTTGGAATCGGAATATTCTTCAAAGGAGAAGAAAAGAATGAAAAGAGAAAATTAATTAATCTTAAATATGTAatactaatttttttattcccatttaatattttatatataaaattattttttcaaaattataaatataaagCTCATGAATTGTGGCCAAATATTTAAACGTATTTTTACTAAGGGCTTCTAGAAGATTTTAAGtttataaaaacatattttgcaCGAGCATtaatggaacgatttgaaccatagcacagttgtaggaaataataccaaagcaccacgtgcaaaatatcagtcaaattggacgaaacttgcgccctctagatactcaagaaatcaaacccctagatcggtttatacggcagctatatcaaaacatggaccgatttggcccatttacaatcccaaccgacctacacttataaaaagtatttgtgccaaatttcaagtgcctagctttactccttcgaaaggacggacaaagctagatcgacttaaaatgtcatgacgatcaataatatatgtattttatgtatatattttatagtatacccccatcctatagtggggggtataaaaacgagtttgatacccaattgaagagccatgagTTTGGGGAGCAACCCCACCACAAAATACCTCCCTTATCGGacgtatttatcgaccatggcaatatgtgacttATATAAAAGCAAGTGGAAATGGATTCGGAATGGAATTTGATAGTCATATTCGGGACGTAGACCCTGGGGTGTCACCCTCAAATAAAACTTATTTTCCGAACATGCCATTATAGGGCTCATATTAactgtatttgaaagtagagcacgaagctgatATTTACTTTAAGAGCCAAGTGTCTGGTTGGCCACCCCACCTCCGAAATACTCCTAAAcgggaaatatttaccgatgcGGTAAAATATTTGCCGATACGGTCAAAAGAAAGACACTTGGgagtaaagtaaaaatttgcccaggaaccgagtaggggcaaagttctcacacatcaacgagtgctttccgattcaagttgagttttaCATGCGGtacattttttatagccgagtccgaacggcgtgccgcactgcGACATTTTTTACATAACCATGTATAGCATGAtaactcgcaaatgtcgccagcatgaagaggggataaccaccgctttaaattctGTCCGACGTTCTCGCCAAGATacgaacccaggggttcagcgtcataggcagacataggctacagtggcacgaaatTGATGTctacattcagggcgaagtgtccccactataaaaagatataggagagttaaagaaggcgggGTGGAGCAGGCCCGGTCCGGCTAGTTTTttataaagataaaattttgaaaaatttttttagaaaaaaaatgagaTAAAAagtgttgacaattttttttttaataatgggAAATACGAAGCTGTAGCGGAcgttcccccttaccccaattttcacaTCTCGAAGATAcgtgcagccggttgtacgtaccgtatTGACCCGATGTATTTCTTTgtcggccaccgtagcgcagaggttagtatgttcgcctatgacgctgaacacctgggatcgaatcctggcgagaccaacagaaaaaattttcagcggtgcttttcgcctcctaatgctggcaacatttgtgaggtactatgccatgtaaaacttctctccaaagaggtgtcgcactgcggcacgccgttcggactcggctataaaaaggaggccccttatcattgagctcaaacttggatcggactgcactcattgatatgtgacccgactaaaagttaaaacaaaacatgtcatgcaaaatttcagttaaatcggataataattgagggcGCAAGAagagtggcccaagaagtcaagaccccagatcggtttatatggcagctatatcaggatatggaccgatttgaaccattgttaatacagttgttggaagtcataacaaaacacgtcatgcaatatttttcccaactcggataggaatggctccctgtagaggctcaagaagtcaagatcctagataggtttatatgacagctatattaggttatggaccgatttcaaccatactcagcacattgttggaagtcataataaaacatctcatgcagaatttcagctaaatcggataagaattgtgccctctagcggcttaagaagtcaagatcccacatcggtgtatatggcagctatatcaaaacgtgaaccggtatagcccatttacaatcccaatcgaccaaccgggctagctttactccttcgaaagttagcgtgctttcgaaagacagacggacggacatggctagttcgacttaaaatgtcatgacgaacaagaatatgtatactttatcgggttttagacgaatatttcgaggagttacaagatgaatgacgaaattagtatacccccatcctatggtggagggtatacaaattgttaTCAATTTTACAATTTCTGCTTAGTTTTGAATTAactgtttcttttgttttacttaAATTAATTGTTAAAAACCTTTAACACTTATCGCAGTACAAATTTTTGAACCAATAACTTTGACAATTCTTTAGACAATGCTACGTGCGCTGCAaggaaaacaaagaaataagcgaaagaaaagaagaaaaaagtatGCGAAAAACCGttacaattaaaaaaactaTCTCCTGAATGCCTGTTGAGAAGATAAAATGCGATTGTTtgtgtattttgtttttgtaaaacacAAACAATCGTTTTTCTATCAGATCGGTCGAGTCTAAGGCATTACTACATGGCGATTGCCGATAAATGGCACTTGGCAGAGGTTTCAGTGACTCCCTTGCAGGGCTAATTTATGTATTTTGCGGCatttttgttgtagttgtatCCACCAATATACATATGTGGATAGCGATTCTCATCTATctcctgtaggtgagtaagATGAATCGTTGCGGGATCGTGGTGACCATTgggttgttgttatagccacattGTGAAAGTAAAGCTCGTTCCGGccattggttatataaaggcgccaataacacgccttgtcatatcgggcATCATAGTCACACAGTATTTAAGATAGAGCCGTTGTCACCGGTACTTTATTTTTACCACATAGAGGTACCACttacttttttaaataatttaattataggCATTTAATTCTGTATTTACAATAAATAATTCTAATTGTTTTTTaatcggaattttttttttgcctttccaTCTCTTTTTCTTTGTGAAACATTTAATCCATTTGcccaattttttcgaaaatgatAACGGCAACGCTGGCATTCGTCACCTCATTTAAGCAGACGTCGGAAATTTTCGAGTTCATCTTTTCATTTTGCTGTTATTTTGTTCATGTTTTTATGCATATTGGACTTTGTGCTTATGTTTTGAGTCGACTTGAAACTGTCTTAATTATAAGTgccttatttatatttataatattcataaatatgtatgtatgtatatgtatgtacttacatgcatacatatgtatgtatatctatTACTTATGTATTGAGAACGGTGCATTGATAAATCAACCAACCTATTCGTATTCATACTTTGCCAAGCTCAACTAGTTC includes:
- the LOC106081803 gene encoding RNA-binding motif protein, X-linked 2 — its product is MNPLTNMKNVTKLSEYELNNASGKASWHDMYKDSAWIFVGGFPYTLTEGDLLCVFSQYGEIVNIHLVRDKESGKSKGFCFICYEDRRSTVLAVDNLNGIKLLNRSIRVDHVTDYKPPKDGDNGDGSLESCAPLPQINVANIKPEKEKKSLESEYSSKEKKRMKREN